DNA from Prosthecobacter debontii:
CCAGCCCACAGAGCTCCTTTCGTGCCACTGACTTTGACCGTCTGATGATGCTCAAAAGCAGCGAGCGTCTGGGAAACCACTGCATAACTGCCGTTGGCATACTTGAACATGGCACTGAAGTTATCGAAGAGTTCGGGCCGCGAAGGATCGCGTGAATTGCCATAAGCATACAGCTCCACGGGATCGCCGCTGCCTTCAAGATACCAGCGAGCCAGATCAAAAAAGTGGATTGGTTCCTCCAAGACCCAACTCCCCACTCGACTCTGATCATAGCGCCAGCCGCTAGCGCCCAGCCGATAAGGCTTCCGCAATAATTCGACGAGCACATACTGGGGATCCCCAATGGTGCCACGCTCAATGATCTTCTTGATCTCCCCCCATTGAGAAGAAAGCCGGAGTTCATGTCCTACCGCCAGATGCACGCCATACTCACGAGCAGCAGCCACGATCGCTTTACAGTCTTCCAAAGTGATGGCCATGGGCTTTTCCAAAAGCACATGTTTGCCTCGGCTCATCGCCGCGACCGCGATCTCCCGATGCGTGTAACTCGGAGTCACAATATCGAGAATATCAAAGTCTATTTGAGCGATCATCTCGACTGCGTCCGCGAAGATCTGAGCTTCGGGGTAAAGCGACTGAGCCTCAATCCGCGAAGCCTCGGAGGGAGCGGTGATCGCAACGATCTTGGTGTCGGGGTTACCAGCAATGGACTGAGCATGAAGCTTCCCCCAGGCACCGAAACCTGCGAGGGCAAAACGAACAGGGGCAGACATAAAATCAATGACGGGGAGCCGTGGTAAGAGGAGTCGCAGGGTTCGAAACCCGCCGACTTTGGACTTCATTCAGCCGACAAGTCGGCAGTTTTGGCAAGACATATCGGGCAAAAAGATCGCACTCATCCAGGTGAGGATAACCGCTCAAGATGAAGGCACGCATGCCCATGTCCATGTAGCGGTTGAGCTTCGCCAAGACCTGATCGGGATCTCCTACAATGGCGCTTCCGCAGCCGCTGCGCGCGAGCCCGATGCCTGACCAGACATGATCCTCAATGAAAAGATCTTTGCTCTTCGAGCGAAGCTCATCTTGCCTCAAAACCCCTGCACTCTGGCTATCCATGGATCGATTTTTGATCTCTTGGCCTTTCTCTAAATCGAGTTTTGAAATCAGTTTATCCGCCGCTGCACGAGCCTCAGCTTCCGTCTCGCGAACGATGACATGAATGCGTAACCCAAAATCCAGGGTGCGCCCGTAGGAGGCCGCTTTTTCAGACATACCCCGCATCGTCTCCGCCAACCGATCTTCGGTCTCTGGCCACATCAAGAAAACATCACAATGTTTGGCACATAGATCCTGAGCGATGGGTGAAATACCCCCAAAGTAAAGCAGCGGCCCGCCGTTCTGTTGATAGGGCTTAGCCGCTTCGCAGTTCGGCAGGGAAAACTGATAGTGCGCACCTTTCCACTCGAACGGTCCATCCGTCGTCCAGAGCTTTTGCAGGATTTGAATGATTTCGCTGCTGCGCGCATAGCGCACTTCATTGCTCTCCTTTTGCCCTGGCATGTCGGAGGAAATGATGTTCAGGCAGAGGCGCCCCTGAGCTATGTGATCCACGGTGGCAATCGCTCTTGCCAGCATGGGCGGCCAAACTTCCCCCATCCGCAGGGCTACGAGTTGATTGATCTGCCGTGTTTGAGGTGCCATGGCCGCTGCAAAGGTGAGCGCATCCTGCCCTACAATCCATCCTGACGGCAGGAGGATGTTTTGGAAGCCATGCTCGTCGGCGCGCTTCACGAGACTCCCGCAATGCTCATAATTGCTGCGCAAGCGACCGTCAGGCACACCCAAATACTCGTAATCGTCTCCGCATAAAGCCGAGAACCAAGCGATCTCAGCCCGGCGTTCAGGAGTGCGTATGACTGGTGGATTCATGGTGATTGAAGCGACAGAGAGTGAGGATTAACGGATGATACAGCTTTTTATTGCAATATTGGAATAAAGAGGAGCAAAAGCGTCTTTGTCCATCCACCTTAGCACAAGCTGCCACGATGTTTGACGACGCGATTTCGGGCAGTATAACCAAGCTGCATTCGTTCATTGCGATTATTTATTCCAATATTGCAATATGTGACTAGACTGCACGTGTTAACAAGCACAAATTCCAGTTAACGCGTAAAACACATGAGCACGCCTTCACGCATTCATCACGTGGCCATCATTGGCGGCGGCTTCAGCGGTGTCATGACGGCGGTTAATCTGGCTCGCTTGGCCAAGGAACCCATGCGCCTCACCCTGATCCAAGCTGGCGCTCTCGGCCGGGGCGTGGCTTACAGCACCACACGCCCTGAACATCTGTTAAATGTAGCTGCGCGGAACATGTCTGCCTTTCCAGATCTGCCCGATCACCTCTTGCAATGGCTGCGCACCCGCATGGATTTCGATGCGGTTCCGGATCGAGAATTGCGGGAGAAGTTTATTCCTCGCCAGATCTATGGCGACTATTTGCGCTCACTGCTTCTTCACTACCTGGAGGTTCCGAATGGACTGACATCTGTCCAAGTCGAACTCATCCACGATGAAGCCGTGGATGTCGAAACCCAGCCCCAAGGAGCATGTCTACACTTCCGTCATGGACCTTCCATTCTGGCGGATAAAATCGTTCTCGCTTGTGGCAACGAAACACCAGCCTCCCTGCCTGGAGCTGAAAGTCTAACGGAACATCCCGCATGGGTGGCCAATCCTTGGCAAGCATGGCACCGGCAACTTCCAGCCCAAGGTGGCAGCGTCATCCTGCTGGGCACTG
Protein-coding regions in this window:
- a CDS encoding Gfo/Idh/MocA family protein produces the protein MSAPVRFALAGFGAWGKLHAQSIAGNPDTKIVAITAPSEASRIEAQSLYPEAQIFADAVEMIAQIDFDILDIVTPSYTHREIAVAAMSRGKHVLLEKPMAITLEDCKAIVAAAREYGVHLAVGHELRLSSQWGEIKKIIERGTIGDPQYVLVELLRKPYRLGASGWRYDQSRVGSWVLEEPIHFFDLARWYLEGSGDPVELYAYGNSRDPSRPELFDNFSAMFKYANGSYAVVSQTLAAFEHHQTVKVSGTKGALWAGWSGALDRTLEPSYFLKVFDGENLEEVKIEKHSGEVFELREEIAQCVEMVRTGKAPIATGQDGLWSAGLCLVAEESIRQKQPLPVGELLKF
- a CDS encoding LLM class flavin-dependent oxidoreductase is translated as MNPPVIRTPERRAEIAWFSALCGDDYEYLGVPDGRLRSNYEHCGSLVKRADEHGFQNILLPSGWIVGQDALTFAAAMAPQTRQINQLVALRMGEVWPPMLARAIATVDHIAQGRLCLNIISSDMPGQKESNEVRYARSSEIIQILQKLWTTDGPFEWKGAHYQFSLPNCEAAKPYQQNGGPLLYFGGISPIAQDLCAKHCDVFLMWPETEDRLAETMRGMSEKAASYGRTLDFGLRIHVIVRETEAEARAAADKLISKLDLEKGQEIKNRSMDSQSAGVLRQDELRSKSKDLFIEDHVWSGIGLARSGCGSAIVGDPDQVLAKLNRYMDMGMRAFILSGYPHLDECDLFARYVLPKLPTCRLNEVQSRRVSNPATPLTTAPRH